The genomic region AGAGTGATTATCGGTATTTTTGTTCCCGAATTAGCCGGGTTATTGCTTGCTGAAAGCTGAGGATTGAGATCATAGGAAGGCCAGTCTGCGCAGGCGATTGAAACAGCGATGCGGCGCCCCTTTCTGAAGACCCAGGAGGTGGGGTAAAGATCAGTCAGCAGCTCCACCTTTCTCCCCGCGCTGAAAACGTCGGCCACGTAGTCGCTATCGCGAAAACTGTGGTACGGAAGATCCGGGAGAATGGATGGTTTTGGTGGCCCTTCGTGGTGA from Deltaproteobacteria bacterium harbors:
- a CDS encoding CocE/NonD family hydrolase; protein product: MTFTSPPLDSDTEVTGHPIISLWLASTGKDGDFFVYLEDIDEGGEALYVTEGMARAGFHRMAHHEGPPKPSILPDLPYHSFRDSDYVADVFSAGRKVELLTDLYPTSWVFRKGRRIAVSIACADWPSYDLNPQLSASNNPANSGTKIPIITLYHSLQYPSYIELPLIPRAEAT